From a single Flavobacterium sp. genomic region:
- a CDS encoding deoxyguanosinetriphosphate triphosphohydrolase has translation MQWEQLLSLKRQGDTSKRLRKEQDDTRLGFEVDYDRIIFSAAFRSLQDKTQVIPLSKTDFVHNRLTHSLEVSVVGRSLGRLVGKQIIANYPHLQEVHGYQPNDFGAIVAAAALSHDIGNPPFGHSGEKAIGEYFKTGNGLQYKDQLTEKQWQDLIDFEGNANGFSVLAASREGIDGGLRISYATLGAFMKYPKESLPKKPTQKICDKKYGFFQSDKAFFVEVANELGLIPNKHGNDIGFERHPLAYLVEAADDICYTIIDFEDGINLCLISEEYALEYLIKLVKNGIDTKKYNELLTKEDRISYLRALAIGSLINDAVAVFMENEKAILAGEFPFALMDKSQYKAQMNDIIQISVKNVYQSREVIQKEVMGYKIINNLLDGFCTAYNKKENGTASNYDELLLKLLPERFQFQKKNLYDRLLHICHFVSLLTDGKALELYKTIQANKS, from the coding sequence ATGCAGTGGGAACAATTATTGTCTTTAAAAAGACAAGGCGACACTAGTAAACGGTTACGTAAAGAGCAAGACGACACTCGTTTAGGCTTTGAAGTAGATTATGACCGAATTATTTTTTCTGCCGCTTTTAGAAGTCTGCAAGATAAAACGCAAGTTATACCACTTTCAAAAACCGATTTCGTACACAACCGATTGACGCATAGTTTAGAGGTTTCGGTGGTGGGGCGTTCATTGGGGCGTTTGGTAGGAAAGCAAATTATAGCTAACTATCCGCATTTACAAGAAGTACACGGCTATCAACCTAATGATTTTGGAGCGATTGTAGCAGCAGCAGCATTATCACACGATATTGGAAACCCACCTTTCGGACATTCGGGAGAAAAAGCCATTGGCGAATATTTCAAAACAGGCAACGGATTACAATACAAAGACCAATTAACCGAAAAGCAATGGCAAGATTTAATCGATTTTGAAGGAAATGCGAATGGTTTTTCAGTTTTAGCTGCTTCTCGTGAAGGAATTGATGGCGGTTTACGAATTTCGTATGCTACTTTAGGTGCTTTTATGAAATACCCAAAAGAGAGTTTACCCAAAAAACCTACCCAAAAAATTTGTGACAAGAAATACGGTTTTTTTCAATCCGATAAGGCTTTTTTTGTTGAGGTTGCCAATGAATTAGGTTTGATTCCAAATAAACATGGAAATGATATTGGTTTTGAGCGTCATCCTTTAGCGTATTTAGTTGAAGCAGCAGATGATATTTGCTACACAATAATTGATTTTGAAGATGGAATTAACTTATGTTTAATTTCAGAAGAATATGCCTTAGAATACCTAATCAAATTAGTTAAAAACGGAATCGATACCAAAAAATACAACGAACTATTAACGAAAGAAGATAGAATTAGTTATTTACGTGCTTTAGCTATTGGAAGTTTAATCAATGATGCAGTTGCTGTTTTTATGGAAAATGAAAAAGCTATTTTAGCAGGAGAATTTCCATTCGCATTGATGGATAAAAGCCAGTACAAGGCACAAATGAACGACATTATCCAGATTAGTGTTAAAAACGTATACCAAAGCAGAGAAGTTATTCAAAAAGAAGTGATGGGGTATAAGATTATTAATAATTTATTGGATGGATTTTGCACGGCTTACAATAAAAAAGAGAACGGCACGGCATCTAATTATGATGAATTGTTGCTAAAATTATTGCCAGAGCGTTTTCAGTTTCAAAAGAAAAATCTTTACGATAGATTGTTACATATTTGCCATTTTGTATCACTTCTAACGGATGGTAAAGCGTTGGAATTATACAAAACAATTCAAGCAAACAAAAGTTAA
- a CDS encoding ribonucleoside-diphosphate reductase subunit alpha has protein sequence MYVVKRDGHKEPVMFDKITDRIKKLCYGLNDMVDAVKVAMRVIEGLYDGVTTSELDNLAAETAASMTVTHPDYAQLAARIAISNLHKNTNKSFSETMSEMYHYVNPRTNQAAPLLSDEVYEVIKENAEFLNSHIIYNRDFNYDYFGFKTLERSYLLRINGKIVERPQQMLMRVAVGIHLNDLESVIETYELMSKKFFTHATPTLFNAGTPKPQMSSCFLLTMKDDSIDGIYDTLKQTAKISQSAGGIGLAIHNVRATGSYIRGTNGTSNGIVPMLRVFNDTARYVDQGGGKRKGSFAIYLETWHADIFEFLDLKKNTGKEEMRARDLFFAMWTSDLFMKRVEEDTTWTLMCPNECPGLDEVYGDEFEALYLSYEAQGKGRKTIRARELWEKILESQIETGTPYMLYKDAANRKSNQKNLGTIRSSNLCTEIMEYTSPDEIAVCNLASISLPMFVENGAFNHELLYNVTKRVTRNLNKVIDRNYYPVVEAENSNMRHRPIGLGVQGLADAFILLRMPFTSDEAKKLNQEIFETLYFAAVTASMEMAKEEGAYSTFEGSPISKGEFQHNLWNIKDEELSGRWDWASLRKEVTANGVRNSLLVAPMPTASTSQILGNNEAFEPYTSNIYTRRVLSGEFIVVNKHLLNDLVERGLWNETLKQEIMRHNGSVQNIERIPQDLKELYKTVWEMSMKDIIDMSRQRGYFIDQSQSLNLFMQDANYAKLTSMHFYAWKSGLKTGMYYLRTKSAVDAIKFTLNNDKAAAPIEVKEPQVEVKKVEAIAVLEEPAEMTAEEYRAMIEMARNAGPEDCEMCGS, from the coding sequence ATGTATGTAGTAAAAAGAGATGGCCATAAGGAGCCAGTAATGTTTGACAAAATCACGGACAGAATTAAAAAACTATGTTATGGATTAAATGACATGGTAGACGCTGTTAAAGTGGCAATGCGTGTAATTGAAGGATTATATGACGGTGTTACCACTTCAGAATTAGATAATTTAGCAGCAGAAACCGCAGCTTCCATGACGGTTACACACCCAGATTATGCCCAACTAGCGGCTCGAATTGCAATTTCTAACCTACATAAAAACACCAACAAATCATTCTCGGAAACGATGAGTGAAATGTATCATTATGTAAATCCAAGAACCAATCAGGCAGCTCCTTTGCTTTCTGATGAGGTGTATGAAGTAATAAAAGAAAATGCAGAATTTTTAAATTCGCATATTATATATAACCGTGATTTTAACTACGATTATTTTGGTTTCAAAACCTTAGAACGCTCGTATTTATTAAGAATTAACGGAAAAATTGTAGAACGTCCACAACAAATGTTAATGCGTGTGGCAGTTGGAATACATTTGAACGACCTTGAATCTGTAATTGAAACGTACGAATTAATGTCGAAAAAGTTCTTTACACATGCTACTCCAACATTATTCAACGCAGGAACTCCAAAACCTCAAATGTCATCTTGTTTCTTGTTAACAATGAAAGATGATAGTATTGATGGAATTTATGATACCTTAAAACAAACTGCAAAAATTTCGCAATCAGCGGGAGGAATTGGTTTAGCAATTCACAATGTTCGTGCAACAGGTTCATACATTCGTGGTACTAACGGAACATCAAACGGAATTGTTCCAATGTTACGTGTTTTCAACGATACAGCTCGTTACGTAGATCAAGGTGGAGGAAAACGTAAAGGAAGTTTCGCTATTTATTTAGAAACGTGGCATGCGGATATTTTCGAATTCTTAGATTTGAAAAAGAATACAGGAAAAGAAGAAATGCGTGCTAGAGATTTATTCTTCGCCATGTGGACTTCTGACTTATTCATGAAACGCGTAGAAGAAGATACAACTTGGACATTAATGTGTCCAAACGAATGTCCTGGTTTAGACGAAGTTTATGGCGATGAATTTGAAGCTTTATATTTATCATACGAAGCACAAGGAAAAGGAAGAAAAACAATCAGAGCAAGAGAGCTTTGGGAAAAAATACTTGAATCTCAAATTGAGACAGGAACACCTTACATGTTGTACAAAGATGCAGCGAACAGAAAATCGAACCAAAAGAATTTAGGAACTATTCGTTCGTCTAATTTATGTACTGAAATCATGGAGTATACTTCTCCAGATGAAATTGCAGTATGTAACTTAGCTTCTATTTCGTTACCAATGTTTGTTGAAAATGGAGCGTTTAATCACGAATTGTTATATAATGTTACAAAACGTGTTACACGTAATTTAAATAAGGTAATCGATAGAAATTACTATCCAGTGGTTGAAGCAGAAAATTCAAATATGCGTCACCGTCCAATTGGATTAGGAGTACAAGGTTTAGCAGATGCTTTTATCTTGTTGAGAATGCCTTTTACGAGTGATGAAGCTAAAAAACTGAATCAAGAAATTTTTGAAACCTTATATTTTGCAGCCGTAACCGCTTCTATGGAAATGGCTAAAGAAGAAGGAGCTTATTCAACTTTTGAAGGTTCGCCAATTTCAAAAGGAGAATTCCAACACAATCTTTGGAACATCAAAGACGAAGAACTTTCTGGTCGTTGGGATTGGGCAAGTTTAAGAAAAGAAGTAACAGCAAATGGAGTGAGAAACTCATTGTTAGTAGCGCCAATGCCAACTGCTTCAACATCTCAAATTTTAGGAAACAACGAAGCTTTTGAACCGTATACTTCAAATATTTATACACGTCGTGTATTGTCTGGAGAATTCATCGTAGTAAACAAACATTTATTGAATGATTTAGTAGAAAGAGGTTTGTGGAACGAAACATTGAAGCAAGAAATTATGCGTCACAATGGTTCTGTTCAAAACATTGAAAGAATTCCGCAAGATTTAAAAGAATTATACAAAACCGTTTGGGAAATGTCAATGAAAGACATCATCGATATGAGCCGTCAAAGAGGCTATTTTATTGACCAATCGCAATCGTTGAACTTGTTTATGCAAGATGCAAATTATGCCAAATTAACGTCAATGCATTTTTACGCTTGGAAATCAGGTTTAAAAACGGGAATGTACTATTTAAGAACAAAATCTGCGGTGGATGCTATTAAGTTTACTTTAAATAACGATAAAGCAGCAGCTCCAATCGAAGTAAAAGAGCCACAAGTTGAAGTTAAAAAGGTAGAAGCTATTGCAGTTTTAGAAGAACCAGCAGAAATGACAGCTGAAGAATACAGAGCAATGATCGAAATGGCGAGAAACGCTGGTCCAGAAGATTGTGAAATGTGTGGTTCTTAA
- a CDS encoding serine hydrolase → MKSIFSKKISISYISAIATIVITCFSTFLVSSFFFKETNIKDLDVSDGTNLCNYKVKRLDGYSFIKPLMFVDEECEGDNLAQIKHEINTIIQKHKSMSNVISTSVYLRDYNNGDWMTINDDLQYEPGSLFKVPILIAYLKMSEDIPGLLDQELLFHTPFDIGKNVAFQSKNIQLGHKYKIRELLKYMIAYSDNNATAILNNNLKPEILTKLFLDLNLEVPNPKAKHYYFTPKNYSLFMRAIYNASYLSDENSEFAAELLGKCNFKEGILSGLPKDIKIAHKFGESGTDQERQLHESAIVYLRNKPYLLTIMTKGKDNTSLTNIISEISTAVYNNMLNQAEEVF, encoded by the coding sequence ATGAAATCTATATTTTCTAAAAAAATTTCAATTTCTTATATTTCTGCTATTGCAACAATTGTTATTACTTGTTTTTCAACTTTTTTAGTTTCTAGTTTTTTTTTTAAAGAAACAAACATTAAAGATTTAGACGTATCAGATGGAACCAATTTATGTAATTATAAAGTAAAACGATTAGATGGCTACAGTTTCATCAAGCCATTAATGTTTGTTGATGAGGAATGTGAAGGAGATAATTTAGCACAAATTAAACATGAAATAAATACTATTATTCAGAAACATAAATCAATGAGTAATGTTATTTCTACTTCTGTTTATTTGAGAGACTACAATAATGGTGATTGGATGACTATTAATGATGATTTACAATATGAACCTGGTTCATTGTTTAAAGTGCCTATTTTAATAGCTTACCTTAAAATGAGTGAGGATATTCCAGGGCTTTTGGATCAAGAATTATTATTTCATACCCCTTTTGATATTGGAAAAAATGTTGCATTTCAATCTAAAAACATTCAGTTAGGGCATAAATACAAAATAAGAGAATTATTAAAATACATGATAGCATATTCTGACAATAATGCAACTGCAATATTGAATAATAATTTAAAACCCGAAATTTTAACTAAATTATTTTTAGATTTAAATTTAGAAGTCCCAAATCCCAAAGCAAAGCATTATTATTTTACACCAAAGAATTATTCTTTATTTATGAGAGCTATTTATAATGCTTCATATTTATCAGATGAAAATTCTGAATTTGCAGCGGAATTATTAGGAAAATGTAATTTTAAAGAAGGCATTTTGAGTGGCCTACCAAAAGATATAAAAATAGCTCATAAATTTGGTGAATCTGGAACCGATCAAGAACGTCAATTGCATGAATCAGCAATTGTATATCTTAGAAACAAGCCCTATTTATTAACTATTATGACAAAGGGGAAAGATAACACCTCTTTAACTAATATTATTAGTGAAATATCCACGGCAGTGTATAATAATATGCTCAATCAAGCCGAAGAAGTTTTTTAG
- the rplU gene encoding 50S ribosomal protein L21, with protein MYAIVEIAGQQFKVSKDQKVYVHRLASEEGTKVSFDKVLLLDENGTVTLGAPAVEGASVEAKVLQHLKGDKVIVFKKKRRKGYKKKNGHRQSFTQILIEGIVATGAKKKAAKKEVEVEVTEATEEVKPKAKATKKPKTEE; from the coding sequence ATGTACGCAATCGTAGAGATAGCAGGGCAACAATTCAAAGTAAGCAAAGACCAAAAGGTTTATGTTCACCGTTTAGCTTCAGAAGAAGGAACTAAAGTTTCTTTTGACAAAGTTCTTTTATTAGATGAAAACGGAACAGTAACTTTAGGCGCCCCAGCTGTAGAAGGAGCTTCTGTAGAAGCCAAAGTGTTACAACACTTAAAAGGTGATAAAGTAATTGTCTTCAAAAAGAAAAGAAGAAAAGGTTACAAAAAGAAAAATGGTCACAGACAATCATTCACTCAAATTTTAATTGAAGGAATTGTTGCTACTGGAGCTAAGAAAAAAGCTGCTAAAAAAGAAGTTGAAGTTGAAGTAACTGAAGCTACTGAAGAAGTTAAGCCAAAAGCTAAAGCGACTAAAAAACCAAAAACTGAAGAATAA
- a CDS encoding WD40/YVTN/BNR-like repeat-containing protein, whose protein sequence is MKKKLLFLISALFVFTLNFGQSNAPKKESKTNKSTTVAVNKPLTKKQAKSARKKHAKNLANSPYKKSLTLSKKERKALGIPPKKYYEMEWELTMDPLTGKPTPEKLIQVREQLQRERQQALAVVRVPGDASNNNWIERGPNNVGGRVRAIMFDPNDATYKRVFAGGVSGGLWVNNDITTNTAWTRVNVPENLSVSAITYDPNNTNIFYLGTGESYVGGDVNGDGVWKSTNGGTTWNKVFGGITGPTTFQSAADLTINSPSNVAGNYACYPTTAFGLNPVTPITANVVLATDATSPIYDACQSSTVGATLTNAAALNGKIALIRRGSCPFVLKVKAAQNAGAVGVIMMNNVAGTPVAMGGDDPTITIPSIMISMQDGDLLEAAVLAGTVSGTINPVVAGAFTGNLVPGQQHINDIKVRNNGGVSEIYVAVGDTFYSAANQATYLGGPAFGLYKSVDGGANWNLLTLPLTVDRNKTCPNDIEISPDNTIWVATTNSLVYGDGGGRILSSTNGTTFTTRHTVPSGKRTQIAVSSTNANKVYVLSEDSTNGEANIYLTTNGFTSVITLSEPAAIHGTSATDFCRGQAFYDLTIAVDPTNDAIVYIGGIDIHRSINSGSTWQTISKWSSNYLTDVSLVHADQHAIAFRPGNSNQAIFGHDGGVSFASSLSTASSSTNAIATRVNGLNITQFYSVGVAPNQAISGLAAEYFAAGAQDNGTQYFAAPTAGVNSSTQSQGGDGAYTLFDQGNDKYYISNYVYNESINLRALPGSSVSSRAIDNDTDLNNGAFIAPMVLDSNLDILYSDYTTSAGVYQIRRYSNIKGPGLVSRIELTNALLTASPTAFAVSPYTTASTTLLVGTRLGKLLRVTTANATAAWTEITGPSFVGSISDIEYGASNNEIFVTMHNYNVVSIWYTKDGGVTWLNKEGNFPDIPVKAILPNPLKNVGGFATEVIIGTDLGIWYCNNFDTASPTWIQAYNGMSNVKVTDLDMRNDYTVYAATYGRGLFSGLFTNTTLSSTDFSLSSNVKIYPNPATDLINISVSNYVGDLKVELFDINGRLVNVKTVDFSGNYSMELNSLNSGVYIVKLTGANLNYSEKIVLN, encoded by the coding sequence ATGAAAAAAAAATTACTTTTTTTAATTAGTGCTTTGTTTGTTTTTACATTAAATTTTGGTCAGTCAAATGCTCCAAAAAAAGAATCTAAAACAAATAAATCTACTACTGTAGCTGTAAATAAGCCTTTGACTAAAAAGCAGGCAAAGTCGGCTCGAAAAAAACATGCTAAAAATTTAGCAAACTCGCCTTACAAAAAGTCTTTGACCTTGTCTAAGAAAGAAAGAAAGGCGCTTGGAATTCCTCCTAAGAAATATTACGAAATGGAGTGGGAATTAACTATGGATCCACTTACAGGTAAACCTACACCTGAAAAATTAATTCAAGTTAGAGAACAATTACAAAGAGAAAGGCAGCAAGCTTTAGCGGTTGTTAGAGTTCCTGGGGATGCTTCTAATAACAATTGGATTGAAAGAGGCCCAAATAATGTTGGAGGTAGAGTTAGAGCTATTATGTTTGACCCTAATGATGCAACTTACAAGCGAGTTTTTGCTGGTGGAGTAAGTGGTGGTTTGTGGGTAAATAACGATATCACAACAAATACAGCTTGGACAAGAGTAAATGTTCCTGAAAATTTATCTGTTTCAGCTATAACTTATGATCCAAATAACACGAATATTTTTTATTTAGGAACTGGTGAGTCTTATGTTGGTGGTGATGTAAATGGAGATGGTGTTTGGAAATCAACAAATGGAGGAACCACATGGAATAAGGTGTTTGGTGGTATAACTGGTCCTACAACTTTTCAGTCTGCTGCAGATTTAACTATTAATAGTCCTTCAAATGTAGCTGGAAATTACGCTTGTTATCCAACTACTGCTTTTGGTTTAAATCCTGTTACGCCTATTACTGCAAATGTGGTTTTAGCAACAGATGCTACATCTCCAATTTATGATGCATGTCAATCTTCAACAGTAGGTGCAACTTTAACAAATGCCGCAGCTTTAAATGGCAAGATTGCTTTAATCAGAAGAGGTTCGTGTCCGTTTGTTTTAAAAGTTAAAGCGGCTCAAAATGCAGGTGCTGTAGGTGTAATTATGATGAATAATGTTGCAGGAACACCGGTTGCAATGGGTGGTGATGACCCAACCATTACAATTCCTTCAATAATGATATCTATGCAAGATGGAGATTTATTAGAAGCTGCTGTTTTAGCAGGAACTGTTTCAGGTACTATTAATCCTGTTGTTGCTGGTGCTTTTACGGGTAATTTAGTTCCGGGTCAACAACATATTAATGATATTAAAGTAAGAAATAATGGTGGCGTGTCTGAAATTTATGTTGCGGTAGGAGATACTTTCTACAGTGCAGCTAATCAAGCAACATATTTAGGAGGACCAGCATTCGGATTGTATAAATCTGTTGACGGAGGAGCCAATTGGAATTTATTGACATTACCTTTAACAGTTGATAGAAATAAAACTTGTCCAAATGATATTGAAATTAGTCCAGATAATACTATATGGGTCGCAACTACTAATAGTTTGGTTTATGGTGATGGGGGAGGAAGAATTTTATCATCTACAAATGGTACAACTTTTACTACGCGTCATACAGTTCCTTCTGGAAAAAGAACTCAAATAGCAGTATCGTCTACAAATGCTAATAAAGTTTATGTTTTATCAGAAGATTCTACTAATGGTGAAGCAAATATTTATTTAACAACTAATGGTTTTACTAGTGTAATAACATTATCAGAACCTGCAGCTATTCATGGAACTAGCGCAACTGATTTTTGTCGTGGACAAGCATTTTATGATTTGACAATTGCTGTCGATCCTACAAATGACGCCATAGTGTACATTGGGGGTATTGATATTCACCGCTCCATAAATAGTGGTTCAACTTGGCAAACGATTTCAAAATGGTCCTCTAATTATTTAACTGATGTTTCTTTAGTACATGCAGATCAACACGCAATTGCGTTTAGACCAGGAAATAGTAATCAAGCTATTTTTGGACATGATGGAGGAGTTAGTTTTGCGTCAAGTTTATCAACAGCATCGAGCTCAACAAATGCAATTGCTACGAGAGTAAATGGATTAAATATTACACAGTTTTACAGTGTTGGTGTCGCTCCAAATCAGGCTATAAGCGGCTTAGCTGCTGAATATTTTGCTGCAGGTGCTCAGGATAATGGGACACAATATTTTGCAGCGCCAACGGCTGGAGTAAATTCAAGTACACAATCACAAGGAGGAGATGGCGCTTATACACTATTTGATCAAGGAAATGATAAATATTATATATCAAATTATGTATATAATGAAAGTATAAATCTTAGAGCATTGCCAGGTTCGTCCGTTTCTTCTAGGGCTATTGATAATGATACGGATTTAAATAATGGAGCTTTTATTGCGCCAATGGTGTTAGATTCAAACCTAGATATTTTATATTCTGATTATACAACATCTGCGGGTGTTTATCAAATAAGAAGATATTCAAATATAAAAGGGCCAGGTTTGGTTTCTAGAATTGAATTAACAAACGCATTATTAACTGCTTCGCCAACTGCTTTTGCGGTTTCTCCTTACACTACCGCTTCTACAACTTTATTAGTAGGAACTCGTTTAGGAAAATTATTAAGAGTTACTACGGCAAATGCAACTGCTGCATGGACTGAGATTACTGGGCCTTCTTTTGTGGGAAGTATTTCGGATATTGAGTATGGAGCATCAAATAACGAAATTTTTGTAACGATGCATAACTATAATGTAGTTAGTATTTGGTATACAAAAGATGGTGGAGTTACTTGGTTAAATAAAGAAGGTAATTTTCCAGATATTCCTGTTAAAGCAATTTTGCCAAATCCACTAAAAAATGTTGGAGGTTTTGCTACTGAGGTTATTATTGGAACAGATTTAGGAATTTGGTATTGTAATAATTTTGATACAGCCTCTCCAACTTGGATTCAAGCTTATAATGGTATGAGTAACGTTAAAGTTACAGATTTAGATATGAGAAATGACTACACGGTTTATGCAGCTACATACGGAAGAGGTTTGTTCTCGGGTTTGTTTACCAATACAACACTTTCATCTACTGATTTTTCTCTGTCTAGTAACGTTAAAATCTATCCAAATCCTGCAACTGATTTAATAAATATTTCAGTTTCAAATTATGTTGGGGATTTAAAAGTAGAACTGTTTGATATAAACGGTAGATTAGTAAATGTTAAAACGGTAGATTTTTCTGGTAATTATTCAATGGAGTTGAATAGTTTGAATTCAGGTGTGTATATTGTTAAATTAACAGGTGCCAATTTAAATTATTCAGAGAAGATAGTCCTTAATTAG
- the rpmA gene encoding 50S ribosomal protein L27: MAHKKGVGSSKNGRESESKRLGVKIYGGQAAIAGNIIVRQRGSKHNPGENVYMGKDHTLHAKVDGVVKFQKKAENKSYVSVIPFEA, from the coding sequence ATGGCTCACAAGAAAGGTGTCGGTAGTTCGAAGAATGGTAGAGAATCAGAATCGAAACGTTTAGGCGTTAAGATTTATGGTGGTCAAGCTGCTATTGCTGGAAACATCATTGTTAGACAAAGAGGTTCTAAGCACAACCCAGGTGAAAATGTTTACATGGGTAAAGATCATACTTTACATGCTAAAGTTGATGGAGTTGTAAAATTCCAAAAGAAAGCGGAAAACAAATCATATGTATCTGTAATCCCTTTCGAAGCTTAA